In Cryptomeria japonica chromosome 10, Sugi_1.0, whole genome shotgun sequence, a genomic segment contains:
- the LOC131858806 gene encoding non-specific lipid-transfer protein 1-like: MAMISVGAYASICCMTVISDLAPCAGFVSGTAAQPPKACCDGIGSLNAATNTKTDRQAACKCVKSLIGCTPINYTRAGELPKRCGVNIGIPISPSVDCSNISRATSNLPMTSPP; the protein is encoded by the exons ATGGCGATGATTAGCGTAGGGGCATATGCCTCTATTTGTTGCATGACTGTTATTTCTGATTTAGCCCCCTGCGCGGGCTTTGTTTCAGGGACCGCCGCTCAGCCGCCAAAGGCATGCTGTGACGGCATTGGCAGTCTGAATGCCGCCACCAATACAAAAACGGACAGGCAAGCCGCTTGTAAGTGCGTAAAGTCTCTTATAGGGTGCACTCCCATCAATTATACTAGGGCTGGCGAATTGCCCAAACGCTGCGGGGTAAACATCGGCATACCCATCAGCCCTTCAGTTGACTGCTCCAA TATCAGCCGAGCTACCTCAAATCTGCCCATGACGTCGCCACCATGA